A single window of Sparus aurata chromosome 22, fSpaAur1.1, whole genome shotgun sequence DNA harbors:
- the cep170bb gene encoding centrosomal protein of 170 kDa protein B isoform X5 has product MQTPLLWSFRCGAGAALRVDAAGGSWCVRRRRRCHNSSSITDNPSDRERSGSVSALSRSLPACRSVDLRYRLRSLRDASHALSAPQRVGPGFNLRREAAAASGAEDALGFPSRPVKMSVTSWFLVSSSGTRHRLPKEMIFVGREDCELMLQSRSVDKQHAVINYNPTTDEHLVKDLGSLNGTFVNDLRIPDQTYITLKLSDIIRFGYDSHVYILEKSQHKVPEEALKHEKYSSQLQMSLKAAEGKKTELEDRTRADKTPSTKTQEAPGSRPTPLYGQPSWWGEEDYGSKVHSSDEAHAEVQRDSSSVEPDFSGSLSDSQQKTIFPSYHREPSYFEIPTKDFQHLKTLGAELHEIPTKDTDTPLAPPSPPTPTPPVVQSHASFTIEFDDCMPGKIKIKDHVTKFSTRQRKQQAPPTKASITATPAEVMSAESKVADWLVHSDVSMMRRRPTCEDVYSTKSDLAINIKTLKGHHHEDGTQSDSEDPVLKGRRSKSHHSVQSHHSIQSEQSEVSAQSVHCQPAVTQTLQQPLQHSPPRPAPPSPVAPEQPLSQSPPHTQSPTTETPKQGQPEHLTQQAFIIEFFDDNPRKKRSQSFTHNPAHTDSYSTLRAKLERRKGGERPASVHGHIPPTQQVTVPLKGQGHGGPQRSSSLKREKTEGEAASSASSSRSSSGIIIRPFGSVGKKSKLAQEFAAEFLKDSSQQDSPPMRDKTSPPPMSAPPVMVSPPHAQIPSPQEPAAPSSISYPSSPLQHPAVSKSSIPTSAVGQSASPVHSSGPAMSPMMPLSIRAADPKCSQRVMKNEEDDSLSDAGTYTIETESQDKEVEEARNMIDQVFGVLDSPEYSGVNTGVYRPVINDGKDEQANLPSDGSTVDPLHGFIPAAISGPPTGPIQVPPAHAAGLEGPKWVSRWASLADSYAEPGSTPPQGECLEDLHLMSRSMGNYSYDNSESESSHSSRTRRLLPQVPPERLDSLPPSILIRHEPYQEPLDRVSTHPRPQDSSQCLSVQDDVDPDSLSDASRSDDGPVLEKTKKNQARTGSVSTGGTGPQFKGPEKVSPSAKSTSFYIGSEDSPGKPDPARSPLQSERTRDPPAKTPPTTVLIRHLSGHEPRRTGVKPNSSAPNLQTQDKDSVPTKDSCMSAIVRQESFTKDRPSDTVQMKKLPHISSHPSIRDLEQRRENFQETQSFLQEGEGALSSLDIKFPSSGSGRSSKKGGSSTHMDDSFSGESDVDTASTVSQVSSKNIPVSSASKKRPAISSLQKEKSSSSPSIQEKGRQTTARERLSEKRRNQVTSDSSSKAEAAKRFQMRRSAGNRGSLDLSEGQQGSGPHWTETTSSDHEISRPSSRSKKLIAPLQKEDNGKTPKTSAQQVLTRSNSLSAPRPTRASMLRRARLGEASDNEGAETDRGSQNSDHIIAPTKVSAEGKKLSRLDILAMPRKRTGSFTAPSDNETSSTGRSGISNRNSESAATRKTSVGDARQAVSKGGGTMGKQPLTRTRSSGAKYPSTASRRRQKGSDFSSSSEEDYEMTTGTSKAKRSSHPSASAQTPRGHRTAAARSKSVSLETEEDEDQNEVDPYQNWSTHSAEIAKLSQDLAKDLAILAKEIHDVAGDGDSPSSGMGATTSPSSLPNTPASTISAREEVILDNLMLNPVSQLSQAIRENTEQLAEKMKVLFQNKAEVWEEIEAKINAENEVPILKTSNKEITSILKELRRVQRQLEVINTIVEPGGSVQPAAVGTSSVGQTRPSSREKKPATKPRGAPPTSNANESTKRPPRGPDGAHYMA; this is encoded by the exons GATGCTCTGGGGTTTCCCAGCAGGCCTGTGAAGATGAGTGTGACATCATGGTTCCTGGTGAGCAGCTCGGGGACTCGACACCGTCTCCCCAAAGAGATGATCTTTGTGGGCCGAGAGGACTGCGAGCTCATGCTGCAG TCCCGCAGTGTGGACAAACAACACGCCGTCATCAACTACAACCCGACCACAGATGAACACCTGGTCAAAGACCTGGGCAGCCTCAACGGG acgTTTGTGAACGACCTGAGGATTCCTGATCAGACCTACATCACCCTGAAACTGTCCGACATCATCCGCTTCGGATATG ATTCTCATGTCTACATTCTGGAGAAAAGTCAACACAAAGTCCCAGAGGAGGCTCtgaag CATGAGAAGTACAGCAGTCAGCTGCAGATGAGTCTGAAAGCTGCAGAGGGGAAGAAGACGGAACTGGAAGATCGAACGAGAGCCGACAAAACACCGAGTACCAAAACACAAG AGGCTCCGGGGAGTCGGCCCACTCCTCTGTACGGGCAGCCCTCCTGGTGGGGAGAAGAGGATTATGGGAGTAAAGTTCACAGCAGTGATGAAGCTCACGCAG AAGTCCAGAGAGATTCTTCGTCTGTGGAACCGGACTTCTCTGGATCTCTGTCGGACTCACAGCAGAAGACCATCTTCCCTTCGTACCACCGTGAACCGAGCTACTTCGAGATCCCCACCAAGGACTTCCAGCACCTGAAAACCTTGGGGGCGGAGCTTCATGAGATCCCCACCAAGGACACAGACACGCCCCTGGCCCCGCCCTCTCCTCCAACCCCAACCCCACCGGTTGTTCAGAGCCACGCCTCCTTCACCATCGAGTTCGATGACTGCATGCCCGGAAAGATCAAGATCAAAGACCACGTCACCAAATTCTCCACCCgccagaggaagcagcaggCTCCGCCCACCAAGGCCTCCATCACAGCCACGCCCGCTGAGGTGATGTCAGCAGAGAGCAAGGTGGCTGATTGGCTGGTGCACAGTGATGTTAGCATGATGAGAAGACGTCCAACATGTGAAGATGTTTACAGCACAAAGAGCGACCTCGCCATTAACATCAAGACCCTGAAAG gtCACCATCATGAGGACGGAACCCAGAGTGACTCAGAGGATCCAGTTCTCAAAGGACGGAGGAGTAAATCCCACCACTCTGTCCAGTCTCACCACTCCATCCAATCAGAGCAGTCAGAGGTTTCAGCTCAGTCTGTCCACTGTCAGCCTGCTGTGACACAGACGCTCCAGCAGCCTCTGCAGCACTCTCCACCCAGACCAGCTCCACCCTCACCTGTGGCCCCAGAGCAGCCCCTGTCCCAGAGTCCTCCTCACACTCAGTCCCCCACCACAGAAACGCCCAAGCAGGGCCAACCTGAGCACCTCACCCAGCAGGCCTTTATCATCGAGTTCTTTGATGACAACCCGCGCAAAAAGCGCTCGCAGTCCTTCACGCACAACCCCGCCCACACTGACTCATACTCCACCCTGAGGGCCAAGCTGGAGCGCCGGAAAGGCGGCGAGAGGCCTGCGTCCGTGCATGGCCACATCCCTCCCACCCAGCAGGTGACAGTTCCTCTAAAGGGTCAGGGCCACGGCGGCCCACAGAGGTCAAGCTCTCTGAAGAGGGAGAAGACAGAGGGGGAGGCAGCCTCCTCGGCCTCGTCCTCCCGCTCCTCCTCGGGTATCATTATCAGACCCTTCGGCAGCGTTGGGAAGAAGTCAAAGCTCGCCCAGGAGTTCGCTGCTGAGTTCCTAAAGGATTCTAGTCAACAGGATTCCCCCCCAATGAGGGACAAGACATCCCCTCCCCCGATGTCTGCACCGCCTGTGATGGTGTCGCCTCCTCATGCACAAATCCCCTCCCCCCAAGAACCTGCTGCACCTTCCTCAATCTCCTACCCCTCCTCCCCCTTACAGCATCCAGCAGTCTCAAAGTCCTCAATCCCCACCAGTGCAGTAGGCCAGAGCGCCTCTCCAGTCCACTCCTCTGGGCCTGCCATGTCCCCAATGATGCCCCTTAGCATCCGTGCTGCGGACCCCAAATGTTCCCAAAGGGTGATGAAGAATGAGGAGGACGACAGCCTGAGTGATGCCGGGACCTACACCATCGAGACGGAGTCGCAGGacaaagaggtggaggaggctcgCAACATGATCGACCAG GTGTTCGGAGTCCTCGACTCTCCAGAGTACAGTGGTGTGAACACAGGAGTGTATAGACCTGTGATAAATGATGGCAAGGATGAGCAAGCTAACCTGCCTAGCGATGGTAGCACAGTGGACCCGTTGCATGGCTTTATCCCAGCTGCTATCAGCGGCCCCCCAACAGGCCCTATACAG GTTCCACCTGCCCATGCAGCAGGTCTGGAAGGACCCAAATGGGTTTCCCGTTGGGCCAGTCTGGCAGACAGCTATGCTGAGCCCGGTTCCACGCCACCTCAAGGGGAATGTCTGGAAG ATTTGCACTTAATGAGCCGGTCGATGGGAAACTACAGCTACGATAACTCTGAGTCAGAGTCCAGCCACAGCTCCAGGACAAGAAGGTTGCTGCCCCAGGTGCCTCCAGAAAGGCTGGATAGTCTTCCCCCGAGTATCCTGATACGCCATGAACCTTACCAGGAGCCTCTAGACAGAGTTTCCACTCATCCCCGCCCACAGGACTCCAGCCAGTGCTTGTCTGTTCAGGATGATGTGGATCCAGACAGTCTCAGTGATGCTAGCCGCTCAGATGATGGACCTGTTctggagaaaacaaagaagaatcAGGCCAGAACTGGATCTGTGTCTACAGGGGGCACTGGTCCTCAGTTCAAGGGTCCAGAGAAAGTGTCTCCCTCCGCTAAATCCACCTCTTTCTACATTGGTTCTGAAGACAGTCCAGGCAAACCAGACCCAGCCCGCAGCCCGTTACAGTCTGAAAGGACAAGAGACCCCCCAGCTAAAACTCCTCCAACCACAGTCCTGATCCGACACCTGAGTGGACATGAACCCCGCAGAACAGGTGTTAAACCGAACAGCTCTGCTCCAAACCTccaaacacaggacaaagactCTGTCCCCACTAAAGACAGCTGCATGTCAGCCATCGTCCGGCAGGAGAGCTTCACCAAAGACCGCCCCAGCGACACTGTCCAGATGAAGAAGCTTCCCCACATCTCTAGCCACCCGTCCATTAGAGACctggagcagaggagggagaacTTCCAGGAGACGCAGTCCTTCCtccaggagggagagggagcttTGTCCTCTCTGGACATCAAGTTCCCCTCGTCTGGCTCCGGTCGTAGTTCAAAGAAAGGAGGCTCCTCCACCCACATGGATGACTCCTTCTCTGGTGAATCGGACGTGGACACAGCGAGCACCGTGAGCCAGgtaagcagcaaaaacattccAGTCAGCTCTGCCTCTAAAAAGCGTCCCGCCATCAGCAGCCTACAGAAGGAGAAGTCCTCCTCTAGCCCATCCATCCAAGAGAAGGGACGGCAAACCACTGCCCGCGAGCGGCTTTCTGAAAAGCGCAGAAACCAAGTGACATCAGATTCGTCAAGCAAGGCAGAAGCAGCAAAGCGCTTCCAGATGCGCCGCAGTGCAGGCAACCGTGGATCCCTGGATCTGTCAGAGGGTCAGCAGGGTTCTGGTCCTCACTGGACTGAAACAACATCATCTGACCATGAAATCTCTCGTCCGTCCAGCCGTAGCAAGAAACTCATCGCCCCTCTTCAGAAAGAAGACAACGGAAAGACACCAAAGACATCAGCGCAGCAGGTTCTGACAAGGTCCAACAGCCTCTCAGCACCACGACCAACTCGGGCATCAATGCTTCGTCGAGCACGTCTGGGCGAGGCCTCAGATAATGAAGGTGCTGAGACTGATCGGGGCTCCCAGAATTCAGACCACATCATTGCTCCAACCAAAGTGTCCGCAGAGGGGAAGAAGCTGTCCAGGCTGGACATCTTAGCGATGCCGAGGAAGAGAACTGGCTCCTTCACAGCTCCCAGCGATAACGAAACGTCCTCCACTGGCCGCTCGGGAATCTCAAACAGGAACTCTGAGTCTGCCGCCACCAGGAAGACATCTGTGGGTGACGCCCGCCAGGCAGTGAGCAAAGGGGGTGGAACCATGGGTAAGCAGCCACTGACCCGCACCCGGTCCAGTGGAGCCAAGTACCCGAGCACAG CTTCGCGTCGCAGACAGAAGGGCTCCGACTTCTCTTCATCCTCGGAGGAAGATTACGAGATGACCACCGGGACCTCCAAAGCCAAGCGATCCTCTCATCCCTCCGCCTCCGCCCAGACGCCACGTGGCCACCGCACAGCTGCTGCCAGATCCAAGTCTGTTTCCCTGGAGacggaggaggacgaggaccaGAATGAGGTCGACCCCTACCAGAACTGGTCCACGCACAGCGCCGAGATCGCCAA GCTCAGTCAGGACCTCGCCAAAGATCTCGCCATCTTGGCGAAGGAGATCCACGATGTTGCCGGGGACGGAGACTCCCCGAGCTCGGGCATGGGCGCCACCACCTCCCCCAGCTCGCTGCCCAACACGCCGGCCTCCACCATCTCTGCCAGGGAGGAg GTGATTCTGGACAATCTGATGCTGAATCCAGTGTCTCAGCTGTCTCAGGCCATCCGGGAGAACACGGAGCAGCTGGCAGAGAAAATGAA GGTTCTGTTCCAGAACAAGGCCGAGGTCTGGGAGGAGATAGAAGCCAAGATCAACGCTGAGAACGAAGTCCCCATCCTGAAAACCTCCAACAAG GAAATTACCTCCATTCTGAAAGAGCTGAGAAGAGTCCAGAGGCAGCTTGAAG TTATAAACACCATCGTGGAGCCCGGCGGGAGCGTCCAGCCTGCCGCCGTGGGGACGTCGTCTGTCGGTCAGACTCGACCGTCCTCGAGGGAGAAGAAACCCGCCACCAAACCCCGCGGCGCCCCCCCGACCTCCAACGCCAATGAAAGCACCAAAAGACCACCTCGTGGACCCGACGGGGCCCACTACATGGCCTGA